The following coding sequences are from one Musa acuminata AAA Group cultivar baxijiao chromosome BXJ1-6, Cavendish_Baxijiao_AAA, whole genome shotgun sequence window:
- the LOC135677529 gene encoding E3 ubiquitin-protein ligase RING1-like, which translates to MAGIEPSSFTRLKCDKKAMATMETTPVHGHADWVLRAYQTHGTPAWAPVVIKLGYTVMHILEGQVVQEPPRAYHTFLFTLGDFLHQASRRQAISTVLLTAGVYGYDICFAGRLERQLVAFCNDPVETAFNSGNGIEMIVDVFLSDFPSDEEPSLDVECVGEDGDFVSIPASTDAVEELAVVKYERGGDVREESCIICFAEFDEGVEVTRMPCKHAFHGGCLTRWLERSHVCPLCRHAIPASADP; encoded by the coding sequence ATGGCAGGAATTGAGCCGAGTTCATTCACACGGTTGAAGTGCGACAAGAAGGCGATGGCGACGATGGAGACGACTCCTGTCCATGGCCATGCCGATTGGGTTCTCAGGGCCTATCAAACTCATGGGACGCCGGCATGGGCTCCGGTGGTGATCAAACTCGGCTACACCGTGATGCACATTCTTGAAGGTCAAGTCGTGCAGGAACCGCCGCGTGCCTACCACACCTTTCTCTTCACTCTCGGCGACTTCCTCCACCAAGCATCTCGCCGCCAGGCGATCTCGACCGTTCTCTTAACCGCCGGCGTCTATGGTTATGACATCTGCTTCGCCGGGCGGTTGGAGAGACAACTCGTTGCCTTCTGCAATGATCCAGTCGAGACGGCTTTCAACTCGGGCAACGGGATCGAGATGATCGTCGACGTATTTTTGTCCGACTTCCCGAGCGATGAGGAACCCTCTTTGGACGTCGAATGCGTCGGCGAGGACGGGGATTTCGTCAGCATCCCGGCGTCGACAGATGCGGTGGAGGAGTTGGCGGTGGTGAAGTACGAGCGTGGAGGAGATGTCAGAGAGGAGAGTTGCATCATCTGCTTCGCGGAGTTCGACGAGGGCGTGGAGGTGACGCGGATGCCATGCAAGCACGCCTTCCATGGCGGCTGTCTCACTCGATGGTTGGAGAGAAGCCATGTGTGTCCTCTCTGCAGACACGCCATACCTGCTTCTGCTGATCCCTGA